From Methylomonas sp. EFPC3, a single genomic window includes:
- a CDS encoding DUF1302 family protein, whose product MPSAQTIGRNLALRWLALALALTTAARAEPTLDLPDTGSLAFDDNAVLAAADAGSEFWDKFTFKFTQLVYAQVHTHKTDSGALKQATVEDNRLGLLIKYQNPFAPGWNLQGSGQAKLYWPSDYDFEGLSSQSIEMEQRLDNLEMRLNELYLSKTFGSHTFKLGRQTLVWGEAEGNSVLDTLNVLEYRDLSTIEVEDARINQWFAVWEHFADARRWAMFVNLNPQFNPLPRKGSPAYVAPLFPIDAPESDRHRVEAGARMQWSVEHSDVSLMAAYLYENQLHYLTPVRLSGHIQAKDNGYWLLGASANRAIGKLLLKLDLAYSVGLLEDTTILAPIPHTSTVRKDQIGASFGFDYALTNDQSINASVLARSFLAHDSGLAPGERTANGDIFGTWLIRYNCRFLNDTLNFTSFNQGTLNAGQALSSAMLTYAIDDHWSVMGTVIATFANKRSALPILDQDVRVGFSISFSL is encoded by the coding sequence TTGCCGTCCGCCCAGACGATAGGCCGGAACCTGGCATTGCGCTGGCTGGCCCTCGCCTTGGCGTTGACGACCGCCGCTCGGGCCGAGCCGACGCTTGACTTGCCGGACACCGGCTCGCTGGCGTTCGACGATAACGCGGTCCTAGCGGCAGCAGATGCCGGTTCCGAATTTTGGGACAAATTCACCTTCAAATTCACCCAACTGGTTTACGCGCAGGTCCACACGCACAAAACCGATTCCGGCGCGTTGAAACAAGCGACTGTGGAAGACAACCGGCTCGGCCTGTTAATCAAATACCAGAATCCGTTCGCGCCAGGTTGGAATCTGCAGGGCAGCGGCCAAGCCAAATTGTATTGGCCGTCGGATTACGACTTCGAAGGCTTGAGCAGCCAGTCCATCGAAATGGAGCAACGCCTGGACAACCTCGAAATGCGGCTGAACGAGCTATACCTGAGCAAGACCTTCGGCAGCCACACCTTCAAACTGGGCCGGCAGACCTTGGTCTGGGGCGAGGCCGAAGGCAATTCGGTGCTGGACACCTTGAACGTGCTGGAATACCGCGACCTGAGCACGATAGAAGTCGAAGACGCCCGTATCAACCAATGGTTCGCGGTGTGGGAGCATTTCGCCGACGCCAGGCGTTGGGCGATGTTCGTCAATCTGAATCCGCAATTCAACCCGCTGCCGCGCAAAGGCAGTCCGGCTTACGTGGCCCCCTTGTTTCCGATCGACGCCCCCGAGTCGGACCGCCACCGGGTCGAGGCCGGGGCGCGGATGCAGTGGTCGGTCGAACATAGCGATGTTTCGCTGATGGCGGCGTATCTGTATGAAAACCAACTGCATTACCTGACGCCAGTCAGACTTTCCGGCCATATTCAGGCCAAGGACAACGGTTACTGGCTGCTCGGCGCCAGCGCCAACCGGGCCATCGGCAAATTATTGTTGAAGCTGGATCTAGCCTACAGCGTCGGCCTGCTCGAGGACACCACCATTTTGGCGCCGATCCCGCATACCTCGACGGTGCGAAAAGACCAAATCGGCGCATCCTTCGGCTTCGATTACGCACTGACCAACGACCAAAGCATCAACGCTTCGGTGCTGGCGCGCTCGTTTCTGGCCCACGACAGCGGCTTGGCTCCCGGCGAACGCACCGCCAACGGCGATATCTTCGGCACCTGGCTGATACGCTACAACTGCCGTTTTTTGAACGATACCCTGAACTTCACTTCCTTCAACCAAGGCACGCTGAATGCCGGTCAAGCGCTGAGCAGCGCAATGCTGACTTATGCTATCGACGACCACTGGTCGGTAATGGGAACGGTGATCGCTACCTTTGCGAATAAGCGGAGTGCGTTGCCGATTCTGGATCAGGACGTCAGGGTGGGATTTAGTATCAGTTTCTCGCTATAG
- a CDS encoding sensor histidine kinase KdpD gives MEQPRPDPDVLLARFARDQAKARRGRLKIFFGAAAGVGKTFAMLLAARERRADNLDVVVGIVETHGRKETQALLAGLETLPLRRIDYKGAVLHEFDLDAALKRRPAIMLVDELAHSNAPGSRHPKRWQDIHELLEAGIDVYTALNVQHLESLNDDIGQISGIRVWETVPDTVFEDADEVELVDLPPDELLNRLKEGKVYLPQQAQEAINHFFRKGNLIALRELALRQTASRVDAEMLDYRQDHAIREVWQVSERILVCIGPNPLAERLVRAGKRLATSLRAEWIVAYVETPQLQRLPAEKRDGVLRILRLAEQLGAETVTLSSPDMSEALIRFSRQRNIGKIVIGKPSRRGWRRWLFGSVVDTLVSRAHNINLYLLGSPQTRERGAAAPELALFGKSPLPGLRQRIPAKTKRRYLGYLSAFAVTGLVTAAGYLLLGRLEPANLVMVYLLGVIFVASRFGRGPSVLASVLGVGCFDLLFVQPYYSFSVADSQYLITLSAMLAVGIVISNLTANVRSQAKVAAHRERRAAALYSMSRELGSSQTETDVVRVAVKHLYAEFSSRNVILFPNANGRMAFPTQKAIAESLLGADLSVAQWVLDHNEIAGQGTDTLPGASVVYFPIHADDQVLGVLALLPVNLRRVFLPEQQKLLETFLRQIGQAIGRIRFSERARSTQMQMEAERLRNSLLSAISHDLRTPLATIIGSASTIAHNEQKLAPQDIVELGQGIVDEAERMANLVNNILDMAKLEAGVLELNKQWYPLEEIVGTALNQLQAQLAGRPVTVKLPPGIPLVLVDSVMIEQVLINLLENAVRYTPAGGALDISAEFGDSSVEIAVADRGPGIPRGLEERLFEKFYQGRQETAQSGVGLGLAICRAIVEIHGGTISARNRPEGGAVFAFKLPLDQAPPEVELEE, from the coding sequence ATGGAACAACCCCGCCCCGACCCAGATGTCCTGCTAGCCCGGTTTGCACGCGACCAGGCCAAGGCCAGGCGCGGCCGGTTGAAGATTTTCTTCGGCGCCGCGGCCGGCGTCGGCAAGACCTTTGCGATGTTGCTGGCGGCCCGGGAACGCCGTGCCGACAATCTTGACGTCGTGGTCGGCATCGTCGAAACCCATGGCCGTAAAGAAACCCAGGCGCTGCTGGCTGGGTTGGAAACCTTGCCGCTACGCCGGATCGACTACAAAGGCGCCGTGCTGCACGAATTCGATCTGGATGCCGCGTTGAAGCGGCGGCCGGCGATCATGCTGGTCGACGAATTGGCCCATTCCAACGCGCCCGGCTCCCGCCATCCGAAACGCTGGCAGGACATCCACGAACTGCTCGAAGCCGGCATCGACGTCTATACCGCGCTGAACGTGCAACACCTGGAGAGCTTGAACGACGATATCGGCCAGATCTCCGGCATCCGGGTCTGGGAAACGGTGCCGGATACCGTGTTCGAGGACGCCGACGAAGTCGAGTTGGTCGATCTGCCGCCGGACGAACTACTGAACCGGCTCAAGGAAGGCAAGGTTTACCTGCCGCAACAGGCCCAGGAAGCGATCAACCATTTCTTTCGCAAAGGCAATCTGATCGCGCTGCGGGAATTGGCCTTGCGCCAGACGGCCAGCCGGGTCGACGCCGAAATGCTGGATTACCGGCAAGACCACGCCATCCGCGAAGTCTGGCAGGTCAGCGAACGGATTCTGGTCTGCATCGGCCCGAACCCATTGGCCGAGCGCCTGGTCCGCGCCGGCAAGCGTCTGGCGACCAGCCTGCGCGCGGAATGGATCGTGGCCTACGTCGAAACCCCGCAGTTGCAGCGCTTGCCGGCCGAAAAGCGCGACGGCGTGCTACGCATTCTGCGTCTGGCGGAACAACTCGGCGCGGAAACCGTGACCCTGAGTTCGCCGGATATGAGCGAAGCCTTGATCCGTTTTTCCCGGCAACGCAACATCGGCAAAATCGTGATCGGCAAACCCAGCCGGCGCGGCTGGCGGCGCTGGTTGTTCGGATCGGTGGTCGATACCCTGGTCAGCCGGGCCCATAATATCAACCTGTATCTGCTCGGCAGCCCGCAAACGCGGGAACGCGGCGCAGCCGCGCCGGAACTGGCGCTGTTCGGCAAAAGCCCCCTGCCCGGCCTACGCCAACGCATCCCGGCCAAAACCAAACGCCGCTACTTAGGCTACCTATCGGCCTTTGCCGTCACCGGACTGGTCACCGCGGCCGGCTATCTGCTGCTGGGCCGCCTGGAACCCGCCAATCTGGTGATGGTGTATCTGTTGGGCGTGATTTTCGTCGCCAGCCGATTCGGCCGCGGCCCTTCGGTGCTGGCCTCGGTGCTCGGCGTCGGCTGCTTCGACCTGCTGTTCGTGCAGCCGTACTACAGTTTTTCGGTGGCCGACAGCCAGTACCTGATTACGCTGTCGGCGATGCTGGCGGTCGGCATCGTCATTAGTAACCTGACCGCGAACGTGCGTTCGCAAGCCAAAGTGGCCGCGCACCGCGAACGCCGGGCCGCGGCTTTGTATTCGATGAGCCGGGAGTTGGGTAGCAGCCAGACCGAAACCGACGTAGTGCGGGTCGCGGTAAAACATTTGTATGCCGAATTCAGCAGCCGCAACGTGATTCTGTTTCCGAACGCCAACGGCCGCATGGCGTTTCCGACCCAAAAAGCCATCGCCGAATCGCTGCTCGGCGCCGATTTGAGCGTGGCCCAATGGGTATTGGACCACAACGAAATCGCCGGACAAGGCACCGATACCCTGCCCGGCGCCTCCGTCGTCTACTTCCCAATCCACGCCGACGACCAGGTATTGGGCGTGCTAGCCTTGTTGCCGGTCAATCTGCGCCGGGTGTTTTTGCCGGAACAGCAAAAACTGCTGGAAACCTTTTTACGCCAGATCGGCCAAGCCATCGGCCGCATCCGCTTTTCGGAACGGGCCCGCTCCACTCAGATGCAAATGGAAGCGGAGCGCCTGCGCAACTCGCTGCTCAGCGCAATTTCCCACGATTTGCGCACCCCGCTGGCGACCATCATCGGCTCGGCCAGCACCATCGCCCACAACGAGCAAAAACTGGCACCGCAGGACATCGTCGAACTCGGCCAGGGCATTGTCGACGAAGCCGAACGGATGGCGAATCTGGTCAACAACATCCTGGACATGGCCAAGCTCGAAGCCGGCGTGCTGGAGTTGAACAAGCAATGGTACCCGCTGGAGGAAATCGTCGGTACCGCACTGAACCAGTTACAAGCTCAACTGGCCGGCCGGCCGGTCACGGTCAAGCTGCCGCCGGGTATACCATTGGTGCTGGTCGATTCGGTGATGATCGAACAGGTCTTGATCAATCTGCTGGAAAACGCCGTACGCTATACCCCGGCGGGCGGCGCGCTGGATATTTCGGCCGAATTTGGCGACAGTTCCGTCGAAATCGCCGTCGCCGACCGCGGCCCCGGCATCCCGCGCGGTCTGGAAGAACGCCTGTTCGAAAAGTTCTACCAAGGCCGCCAGGAGACGGCGCAAAGCGGCGTCGGCCTGGGCCTGGCGATCTGCCGCGCGATCGTCGAAATCCACGGCGGCACCATCAGCGCACGCAACCGGCCGGAAGGCGGTGCGGTATTTGCGTTCAAGCTGCCGCTGGATCAAGCCCCACCCGAAGTCGAACTCGAGGAATAA
- a CDS encoding response regulator codes for MSKTDPVIIVIEDDPAIRRFLRTSLHSNGYKVFDAETGKQGLVELGVRKPDLLILDLGLPDMDGVDVIKAVRAWSALPIIILSARSGEQQKIDALDAGADDYLTKPFGFGELQARIRVALRHALRPQDSAPESVFTTGNLQVDLSSRVVKVDDREIHLTPIQYRLLSVLVKNAGKVLTHQQILREVWGPNYQEHAHYPRIYMSQLRQKLEADPAQPKLLLTESGLGYRLKVW; via the coding sequence ATGTCCAAAACCGACCCCGTTATCATCGTCATCGAAGACGACCCGGCCATCCGCCGCTTTCTGCGCACCAGTCTGCACAGCAACGGCTATAAGGTGTTCGATGCCGAGACCGGCAAACAAGGCTTGGTCGAATTGGGCGTGCGCAAGCCGGACTTGCTGATCCTGGACCTGGGCCTGCCGGATATGGACGGCGTCGACGTGATCAAGGCGGTGCGAGCCTGGTCTGCGTTACCGATCATCATTCTCTCGGCCCGTAGCGGCGAACAACAAAAAATCGACGCGCTCGACGCCGGAGCGGACGACTACCTGACCAAACCCTTCGGTTTCGGCGAATTGCAGGCGCGGATTCGGGTAGCTCTGCGCCACGCCTTACGCCCGCAGGACTCGGCGCCGGAGTCCGTGTTTACCACCGGCAATTTGCAGGTCGACCTCAGCAGCCGGGTGGTTAAAGTCGACGACCGCGAAATCCACCTGACGCCGATCCAATACCGGCTGCTGTCGGTACTGGTGAAAAATGCCGGCAAGGTACTGACCCACCAGCAAATTCTCCGAGAAGTCTGGGGCCCCAATTACCAGGAGCACGCCCACTACCCACGGATTTACATGAGCCAGCTCCGGCAAAAACTGGAAGCCGACCCCGCCCAGCCCAAACTGCTGCTCACGGAATCCGGGCTGGGTTACCGGCTTAAAGTTTGGTAA